From the genome of Streptomyces sp. NBC_01304:
CGGCGACGACAATGGTGGCCGCGTCCCCGTTGGAGGTGACCGTGACGGTGACGGCCTCGCCCTCCGGCGTGAACTTCAGGGCGTTGTCGATCACCGCGTCGAGGCCGCTGGACAGCGCTATCGGGTCGGCCCAGGCGGTCGCCGCGGCAAGGCCCTCGCTGGTGAGCCGCACGCCCTTCTCGTCGGCCACCGGCCGCCAGGCGTCGACGCGTTCGGCCGCCAGCTCGCCGATGTCGGTCAGCTCCAGCTCGGCGCCCGCATGCTCGGCCAGGGCCAGGTCAAGGAGGTCGTCCAGGACCTGGGCGAGCCGCTTTCCCTCGATGCGTACGGACGCGATCTCCTCGTTGCCCTCGGGCAGTTCGAGGCCGAGGAGCTCGATCCGCAGCAGCAGCGCGGCCAGGGGGTTGCGCAGCTGGTGGGAGGCGTCGGCGACGAAGGCGCGCTGCTGTTCGAGCACGTCCTCGACGTTGTCGGCCATTTCGTTGAACGACCGCGCCAGACGGCGCAGTTCGGGCGGCCCGCCGGCCACCGCCACCCGGGACTTGAAGGAGCCGGTGGCGATGTCGTGCGTGGTGGCGTCCAGGACCCGGACCGGGCGCAGGACCCAGCCCGTCAGACGCAGGGCCGCGCCGATGGCGAGGAACATCGCGGCGGCCTCGCCCGCGCCGATGAGGAGCCAGCCGCGCAGGATCTGCGAACGCATCTTGCCGGTGGGCGATTCGGTGAGGACGACCGCGACGACGTCGCCGTCCTGGATGACCGGTGAGGCGACGTAGAGGTCGCGGCGCTGCCAGGGCCAGACCTGCTGGGGATCGTGGCTGCCACGGCTGTTCAGGGCCTCCTCGAAGGCTTCCTCGCCTTCGCCCTCGGCCGGCACCTTCCAGCCCTCGGGGGCGCGGGCCATGTGCACTTCCTCGGGGCCCCGGTAGTAGACACCCGCTTTGATTCCGTAAACGTCGTAGTAGCGCTCGAGTTGCTTCTCCAGCGCCCTCTTGCGCTCGTCCGAGCCCACCCGTCCCGTATCGGCGGAGGGCTGGTCGACGTACTGCGCAAGCCCCGCGAACCGGGCGGTGTCATCGATCCGGTCCACCACCACCTTCTGCTGCTGCGCCGCCGCCAGACTCACCGCGAGCGGAAAGCCCAGCGCGAGCAGCACGCCCGCCATGAGGACGATGAGCAGCGGGAGAAGGCGGGTGCGCACGGGTTTCTACGCGCCTTACGCGGCCGGCGCGACCAGGCGGTAGCCCACCCCGCGCACCGTCTCGATGAGGGCGGGCATCCGCAGCTTGGAGCGGAGCGAGGCCACGTGCACCTCGAGGGTGCGCCCGGTCCCCTCCCAACTGGTGCGCCACACCTCGGAGATGATCTGTTCCCGGCGGAATACGACCCCGGGCCGCTGGGCGAGCAGCGCCAGCAGGTCGAACTCCTTGCGGGTGAGCTGCACCGTCTCGCCGTCCACGCTGACCTGCCGGGTGGGCAGCTCGATGTGTACGGAACCGAGCCGGAGCGCGTCCTCGCCGGGCGCGGCGGCGTCCTCGGTCGCGGTGCGCCGGCTGACCGCGTGGATGCGGGCGAGCAGCTCCCCGGTGTCGTACGGCTTGGTGACGTAGTCGTCGGCGCCGAGATTCAGGCCATGTATGCGACTGCGTACGTCGGCCCGCGCAGTCACCATGATTACGGGGGTGCTGGTCCGCTTGCGGATCTTGCCGCACACCTCGTATCCGTCCTGGTCGGGCAGGCCGAGGTCGAGCAGGACGACGCCGAACGGCGCCTTGTCCGTGGGCAGGAAGGCCTGCAGGGCCTCCTCGCCGTTGCGGGCGTGAACCACCTCGAAGCCGTGCCGGGCGAGGATCGCGGACAGGGCGGCGGCGACGTGGTCGTCGTCCTCGACGAGCAGGAGCCTCATCGCGTCCCCCTTCGGTTCACCGGTCGTTCAGTCGTCATGCATACCCATCTCGTACGCATGCGGTCGACGTACGTACTCAGGCATCCACGCTGATGGATAAGGACTGCGTCAAGGCCCTTCCGGTTACGTCCGTGTTCCGTTATGCAGCCGGTACGCGGGCAGGGTGTCCCGTTCACGCAGAGTGTCCGGTTGCGGCCGGATCGTTATGCTCAATTTCCCCTCAGATGTAATGACGCTGGTCGCACCGGGTTACTACTGTCCTGCCCAACCGAGGAGGATGGAGCAAGAACCCCCATGGCCGAAGTATCGGTGACCAAGGACGCCGCACCCGCGGCGGACGAACTGGTCGCGCTGAAGAACGTCAACAAGCACTTCGGCGCGTTGCATGTGCTCCAGGACATCGACCTGACGATCGCCCGAGGCGAAGTCGTGGTCGTCATCGGGCCGTCGGGCTCCGGCAAGTCCACACTGTGCCGCGCCATCAACCGCCTGGAGACCGTCGAGTCGGGCTCGATCTCCATCGACGGCAAGCCGCTGCCCCAGGAGGGCAAGGAGCTCGCGAAGCTCCGGGCCGATGTCGGCATGGTCTTCCAGTCCTTCAACCTCTTCGCGCACAAGACGGTGCTCGAGAACGTGATGCTGGGCCAGATCAAGGTCCGCAAGACGGACAAGGCAACGGCCGAGAAGAAGGCCCGCGCCCTGCTCGACCGGGTGGGTGTCGGCGTCCAGGCGGACAAGTACCCCGCGCAGCTCTCCGGTGGTCAGCAGCAGCGCGTCGCCATCGCGCGCGCCCTGGCCATGGACCCGAAGGTGATGCTCTTCGACGAGCCGACCTCCGCCCTCGACCCCGAGATGATCAATGAGGTCCTCGAGGTCATGCAGCAGCTCGCCCAGGAGGGGATGACCATGGTCGTCGTCACCCACGAGATGGGCTTCGCGCGCTCGGCCGCCAACCGCGTCGTGTTCATGGCCGACGGCAAGATCGTCGAAGAGGCCACGCCCGACCAGTTCTTCAGCAACCCGCGCAGCGACCGGGCCAAGGACTTCCTGTCGAAGATCCTTCACCACTGACGCATCCTGGCGTCTACGTCTCAACCTGCCCGACACATAAGGATGTTCACCATGAAGCTCCGCAAGTCCGCCGCCGTAGCGGCCACCATCGCCGCCCTCGCACTGACCGCGACCGCCTGTGGCGGCGAGTCCGGCACCGCCGGTGACAAGCCGAAGGACCCGACCGGCGGCAAGAACGCGCCGAAGCTGCCCACGTACGCCGTCAAGTCCGGCGTCAAGATCGACTCGGCGACGCTGAAGGCGGCCCAGAAGGCCGGCAAGCTCGTCATCGGCTCCAAGGACGACCAGCCCTACCTCGGCTTCCAGGACACCAGCGGCAAGCGCTCCGGCTTCGACATCGAGATCGCCAAGATGGTCGCCGCCGACCTGGGCTTCAAGCCGGACCAGATCGAGTTCAAGACGATCGACTCCGGCGTCCGCGAGACCACCATCTCGAAGGGCGACGTCGACCTGTACGTCGGTACGTACACGATCAACGACGAGCGCAAGAAGCAGGTCGGCTTCGCCGGTCCGTACATGAAGGCCGGTGCCGACCTCCTGGTCCGCAAGGACGAGAAGAGCATCACGGGCCCCGACTCGCTCAAGGGCAAGACGGTCTGCTCCATCAAGGGCTCGACCCCGCTGCAGGAGATCAAGAAGCCGAAGTACGGCGCGAAGACCGTCGAACTCGCCAAGTACTCCGAGTGCGTCCAGCAGCTCACCAACAACGAGGTCGACGCCGTCACCACCGACGACGCCATCCTCAAGGGCTACGCGGCGCAGCGGCCCAACGCCCTGAAGGTCGTCGGCAAGCCGTTCACCGAGGAGCCCTACGGCGTCGGCATGAACAAGGACGACAAGGCGCTGCGTGACGCCGTCACCAACGCGATCGAGGCGCACCAGAAGAACGGCGACTACAAGAAGGCGTACGAGGCGACGCTCGGCCTCTCGGGCGCCGCGTTCGTCGAGCCGCCGGCCCTCGAGCGCTACTGACGTCCCGTACGTCACCTGCGCCACTGACGTCTTGCACGTCACCTGCGTTCAAGTACGTCTCGTCTGAATCGCCTGTCTCGCAGGCAGTGAGTTGACCGGCCCCCGTACGCACCGCCGCCCGCGCGGTGCGTACGGGGCGCGGCTCCCCCTGCCCGACCGCTGCCGCCCACGAGGACATCCCCGTGAATGTATTGCTCGACCATTGGCCGGAATTCCGTGAGGGATTCATAGGCACGATCTGGCTGACCCTGGCCAGCGGCCTGCTGGCGATGCTCCTCGGCGTCGTCCTGGCCGGCTTCCGGGTCTCGCCCGTGCCCCCGCTGCGGTTCTTCGGCACCGCCTGGGTCACCCTCTTCCGCAACACCCCGCTGACGCTTCTCTTCCTCGTCATCTGGTTCGCGGTGCCGCAGGTCTTCGACCTCGGCCTCAGCCCGTGGGCCAAGGCACTGGTCGTACTCAGCGTGTACACCTCGTCGTTCGTGTGCGAGGCCGTCAGGTCCGGCATCAACACGGTGCCCCTCGGCCAGGCCGAGGCCGCCCGGTCGATCGGCATGACGTTCTTCCAGACGCTCGGCACGATCATCCTGCCGCAGGCGGTGCGTACCGTACTGCCGCCGCTGAGCAGCATCTTCATCGCGCTGACCAAGAACTCCGCGATCGCGGGTGCCTTCAGCGTCACCGAGTTGTTCGGGTGGCAGAAGCTGCTGAGCGACAAGGGCTTCCCGATCGCCTGGATCTTCCTCTGGGTCGCTCTCGGCTACCTGGTCATCGTGTTCGTCATCAGCATCTTCTTCCGGGTGCTCGAGCGGAGCCTGGAGGTCGCGCGATGAGCGCCAGCGTCCTTTACGACGCCCCGGGCCCCAAGGCCCGGCTGCGGAACCGGATTTACTCCGTCGTCGGCATCGCTGCGATCGTCGGCTTCGCCGTCTTCGTCGTCATGCGCCTCGCCGACCGGGGCCACTTCGACTCCGCGATGTGGAACATCTTCAACAACGCCGGTGTGCGGGCGAGCATCCGCGACGGCATCCTCACGACGCTCAAGGTGTTCGCGGTCGCCGGTGTCCTGTCACTGGTGCTCGGCGCGCTGCTCGCGGTCGCCCGCGCCTCGGACCACCGTCCGGTCCGTTGGCTGGCCACCGGCTTCATCGAGCTGTTCCGGGCCATCCCCCTGCTGATCACGATCTTCGCCCTGTGGGTGCTGTTCCTCACCTACAAGGACGACCTCGGTGTGGTCGGCGAGAACAACGGCTTCTGGGCCCTGGTCATCGGACTCACCGTCTACAACGCCACGGTGCAGGCCGAGGTGCTGCGGGCCGGCTTCAACGCCGTGCCGAAGGGACAGGTCGAGGCGGCGTACGCCATCGGTCTGCGCAAGTCCCAGGTGATGACCTCGCTGCTGCTGCCGCAGGCGATCAGGTCCATGCTGCCGACGGTCATCAGCCAGCTGGTGGTCACGCTCAAGGACACCTCGCTCGGCTACATCATCACGTACTCGGAACTGCTGTACGCGGCCCGCCAGCTGGCCAACAACACCCTCGTCAACGAACAGTCCCCGTACGTCCCGGTCATCATGGTCACCGGCACGATCTACGTCCTGATGTGTCTGGCCCTGTCGTCCCTCGCCAGCTGGATCGAGCGCCGCGGCCGCCGGGCCAAGACGGGCATCAAGGTGGCAGCTGCCGCCGAGCCCGTCGCAGAGGGTGGCCTCGGCGACGCGGTCCCGGGCGCAGGACCGGCCGCCCCGCTCCTGGAGCCCACCACCGTGGAGACCCAGGCGTCCCCGGAGCCCCGGGACACCGATGGCCCCGACGAGCCGCCGTCCAAGACGAACTGACGGTTCATAAGGTCCGGACGGACCACGCGGTACGACAACGGAGGCAGCGGCGATCACGCCGCTGCCTCCGTCACTTGACGCAAGCACCGGCAATGGGTTGCATACGTTCTGTGATCGCGCACTCCGCTCCACCTGCCCCGCCCGGTACCAACCCGAGGACACCTCCGACGGCAGGGAGCGGCACGCCGTGGACCCGGTGATCGTGGTCGGAGCGGGGCCCGTCGGGCTCACGCTCGCCCTGGCGCTGGCCCGCGCCGGCGTCCCCTCCGTCGTCCTGGACGACGGCCCCGGCAAGGACGAGCAGCGACCCGCGCGCACCGTGGTCCTGCGCGCGGACACGGCCGACCTGGTGTGGCGCCTGACGGGCGTCGCCTTCTACGACTCGCGCTGGACGGCGTGGCGTTCGTTGCGCCGAAAGCAGGAGATCCGCCACCTCGCCTTCGAGGGCGAGGGTGAGGGCGACGGCGGGCACGAAGCCGGGCCCGGCACGGACGGGACCGCGACGGCCGACACCCTTCTGGCCATCGACGGCCCCTCCCCCCTCCACATCGCCCAGCACGAACTCACCACCGCCCTGCGCGAGGCCGCCGCCGAGGAGCGCCTCGTCAAGATCGCCGTCGACAGCCGCCTCGACTCGATCGAGCAGGACGCACACGGCGTCACCGCACACACCCGAGGACCCAAGGGCACCTGGTGGCGCGGCAGTTACCTGGTCGGCTGCGACGGCCCGCGCTCGACCGTGCGCAAGCTGCTCGACATCCGCTTCACCGGCCGCACCGCGGTCGAACGCCACGCCGTGGCCGCCCTGCGCACCGAACTCCCCTGGCCGGGCCAGGCCCTGCTGCACCGGATGCCCCCGTGGCCCGGCGCCCCGATGGAGATCACCGCCCGACCGCTCGCCGAGGGCACCTGGCGCCTCGACTGGCTGCTGCCCGCCCGCAGCGAACTCGTCACGCCGGAAGCCCTGGTGGCCCTCATCCGGGACACCTTGGCCGGCTGGTGCGGCGGCACGACACCCCCGTACGAACTGATCGACACCGGCGTGCACACCGTCCACCACCGCCTCGCCCGGCGCTGGCGCGTCGGCCGTTCCTTCCTCGCCGGCGACGCCGCGCATCTGCTCGGCGCGCTCGGCACGCAGGGCGTCGACGAGGGCCTGCGCGACGCCGACAACCTCGCCTGGAAGCTGGCCCAGTGCTGGCATCACGCCGAGTCCCCCGCCCTCCTCGACAGCTATGAGGCGGAGCGCAGGGACGCGGTCGCCGCGCGGCTGCGGGCGGCCGATCAGGCGTTGCCGATACTGCGCGGGAGCGGTGGTCTGCGCGCGTACGTACCGGGCACCGCGCGCGGGCACGACGCGCTGCTCACCGACGGGCACCTGGGGCGGGGGCCGCTGGGCGAGCCGCCCGTGTACGAGGGCTCGCCCCTGTCGCCGGAGCCCGGCGAGGAGTCGTCCGAGGTCGCCGTCGGGACTGCGGTCGGTGCGCCCGTCGCCGACGTACCGGTCACCTCGCCCGACGGCTCCGTGGTCCGGCTGCGCGACCGCCTCGGTCTCGGCAAACTCCTGGTCGTCCTGGTCGCGCCCGGCACGGGCGTCTGGGACCGGCGGCACTGGCTGACGGCCGGGGTGATGCCACGCCTGGCCGCCGCCGTGACGGCGCTGCCGCTGCCGGGCGAGCTCCTGGTCGCGGAGAGCTATCCGGGGGCCGCCGCGCACACGGTTCTTCTGGTACGTCCCGACGGGCATCTGGTGACGGCGCACGGCGGGGTCCGCCCGGCCGAGCTCTACGCGGCGGCGGACGCGGCGCGCGGCGGCGTACCCGCGCAGACTGCGCAGGCCGCGAAGGCGGCGACCGACAGCTGAGCGGCGGGTGCCCGAACTGCGGACAGCAGTTGACCGGCGCCCGCCCGCATGCTCTACTCCGCGCATGAGCGACACCAGCCAACACCTGTGGCGGAAGGTCCATCTGGACCTCGTCCGCTACCCGGGCTGTGTCTGTACCGCTTCCTGCTGAATCGCCTTTTCCCCTCGCGTCCGCGCGCCCTGCTGCGCCCCGACGCGCCCTTCGCGACTCCTCAGGACGGCACCAGTGTCTGCTCCCAGCTCCCCCGCGCCCGCATCCAACGCCACGACCGCGACCGCGCCCACCGCCGCCGATCTCCTCGCCTTCGTCCGCCGCACCGCCGCCGACGCCGAGCTGATCGCCACGCTTCCGCTCGACCCCGAGGGCCGCACCTGGATCCGCCTCGAAGGGCCCGGCGGCAGCGAGGCCTGGCTGATCGGCTGGCCGCCCGGCACCGGCACGGGCTGGCACGACCACGCCGAGTCGATCGGCGCGTTCACCACGGCATCCGGCGAGTTGAAGGAGAACTCCCTCGCCGTACGCCTCCCCAGCGAGGGCTGGAAGACCCTCGAACTGAACGAAGACGTGGACCGCACAAGGCAGTTGCCCGCGGGCAAGGGCCGCGCCTTCGGCACCCACCACGTGCACGAGGTCCTCAACGGGTCGACGACCGAGCACGCGATCTCCGTCCACGCCTACTACCCGCCCCTCCCCCTGATCCGCCGCTTCAGCCGTACGGAGTCGGTGCTCAGGCTGGAGCAGGTCGAGCAGCCGGAGGACTGGCAGTGAGTACGCAACCCATCGGCATCGACGACCACTTGGAGCGGGTCCGCGCGGGCCTCGACCGCCTCACCCCGCAGCAGGCGTACGAGGCCTTCACCGCCGGCGACGTCCTCCTGGTCGACACCCGCTATGCCGAACTGCGCGACCGCGACGGCCTGGTCCCCGGCGCCCTGGTCGTCGAGCGCAACGAGCTGGAGTGGCGCCTCGACCCGCAGGGCAGCCACCGCGCCCCCGAGGCCACCGGCCATGACCTGCTGGTCGTGGTGTTCTGCAACGAGGGCTACGCCTCCAGTCTCGGCGCCGCCTCCCTGCAGCAGCTGGGCCTGCACCGCGCGACGGACCTGATCGGCGGCTTCCAGGCGTGGAAGGCAGCCGGACTGCCGGTCACCGAGGGGTAGTTGCTCATACGTTGGTGAGGTCGGCCCCCACTCTCCGGCGGGGGCCGACCTCACTCACGTACACGTCCGAAGCTCATTCCTTGGCGGTCGCCACCTCCACGGGCCGCATCCGCAGCGCCGACCGGCCCGGCAGCGCGGTCGCGATCAGGGCGAGCAGTCCGGCGGCCGCGACGACGGCGACGTACACGAGAGGCGTGACCGAGGGTGCCGCGGAACCGGTCATTCCCACGCTGAAGGCGGTCAGCACCGCGAGGGCGATACCGCTGCCGAGCGCGGTCCCGAGCAGCAGCACCGACAGCGCTTCGAGCCGCAGCATGCGCAGGACCTGGCGGCGGGTGGCCCCGGCGAGGCGGAGCATCGCGAACTCGCGGACGCGTTCGGAGACCGACATCGCGAGGGTGTTGACGACGGCGATCGCGGTGAAGGCGAGGACCAGGCCCATGGCGAGGAGGTTGACCTCGGCGTTGGCCTGCTGCCGTTCGGCCTGCAGGGCGTCGACGTCGGCGGGAGCGAGAACGCGTACGCTGGGGAAGTCCTTTACGGCGGCGGCGAGTTGCTCCCGGGGCGTGTCACCGGCGACCAGGACCGTCGAGGCGAGGGGGTTGTCCATGTGCCGGGCGACCAGGTCGTGCGGCAGGGTCAGATCACCGAAGCCGAGGCCCTTGGCGTAGACGGCGGTGACGGTCGCGGTGGTCGGAGTGCCGTCGCCGAGGGTGAGCTTCAGAGTGCTGCCGACCCCCAACCCCAGCTGATCGGCGGCGAGTTCACTGACCGCGGCCTTGCCCTTGCCGAATCCGTCGAGGGAGCCGGCCGTGACATCGGGGTCCCAGGTACGGGTGAGGCCAGCAGGGGTGACGCCCTGGGTCGCGTACTTGTCCAGTCCCACGCGAGCAGTCGTCCGCACCACTTCGGTGGCGGCATCAACGCCCTTGGCCGTACGGATGTCCTGAGCGGCCTGCGCGGGGACGCCCGGCCCCTGTGCCGCGAGCACCCAGTCGGCGCGGATGCCCTCGCGGGCCTGGGCCCGGGCGGCGTCGCCGAGGGTCGGCTGGACGAACAGGACCGTGCAGGTCATGCCGATCAGCAACGTGAGCGGGGTGACGACCGCGGCCATCCGGGCGGCATTTCCCCGCAGGTTGGCGGTGGCCAGACGACCGCTGTTGCCGCTGAGCCGCAGCGGGATGCCGATGACACCGGCAGCCGCTTTGACGAGCAGCGGCCCGAGCAGCGCAACAGCAGCGGACAGGACCACAACGGCCAGGAAGGTCACTGGAGTTGACGCGGGCTCGGTGCGAAGGGCGCTGAGCACCACCACGAGCACGACACCACCGGCAAGCGTGACAAGGCCTGCGACCAGCCGCCCCCACCCGGGGCGACCGCGCTCGACGGCAGCTTCGGCGAGGGCCTCGGCCGGACGGATCCGGGTGATCCGACGGGCGGAAATACGCGCGGCGGCCCAGGCCCCCAGCAACGTCGCACCGACAGCGGCGAACAGCGGAAAGACACTGACGGTGCGCTCCAACGTGGCCGGGACAGCACCCACTTCCACGAACCGGGCATGCAGCCACCCACCCAGCGGCAGCCCGAGCAGCGCACCGGCGACGCCGGCCCCCGCCCCGACCACCAGGGCCTCACGGCCGAGCAGCTTGCGGATCTGCTTCGGCGTCGCGGCGATGGCACGCAGCAGCGCAAGCTCGCGATGGCGCTGCTGAATGGACAACGCGAAGGTACCGACCACCACGAGCACCGCGACGAGCAGCGACGTACCGCCCATGGCACCCCCCATGCTGACCAGCTTGACGCGCGCCCCGGCGGCATCGAGGAACTCCACGGGCCCACGGTCGTCACCGGCACTGACCTGGGCGGTCGTACCGGCAAGTGCCTTGCTCACGGTCTCCTTGAGCGCCCCGGCATCGACGCCCCGCTCGGGCAGCACGCCGATCGCGGTGACCTGCCCGGGCCGACCGGCGAGACGCTGCGCCTCCGCGGTGGAGAAGAAGAGCGAGGTCTGCTGCTGGAGTTCACCGCTGCGGGCCGGCGTCGCGATGCCGCTGATGCGGTACGTCGCCGGGGACCGGGTCGACTGAACGGTGAGCCGGTCACCGGGCGCGAGCCGAGCACGCTCGGCGAGACCACGATCGATGACGATGTCGCCCTTCGCCGTGGGCGCCTTGCCGGCAGCGAGACGGAAGGGAGTGAGGGCGGCCGATTCCCAGGCGTGACCATAGGCAGGCTTGCCCTCTCCACCCACCAACGGCTGGGCAGGGAAGGTGAGTTCAGGTACGACCCGCTCGACACCTGGCAGGCCCTTCACCCGCCCGGCGACACCCTGCGGGAGCCAGGCACGCTCGGCCACGGGTTTCGCTTTGTGCTTGACCTTGGTCTTGCCCTTCTTCTGCTTGACCGTGGTCTGGTGGACGTTCTGGTCGGCGGAGACGATCACGGGAGCACCGGCATACCGCTCGGTGGCGATCTTGCCGCGCAGCCCGGTCTCAAGGAGCGAACCACAGGCGGCAATAAGCGCCGCCGCACACATGAGGGCGAGAAAGGCACCGAGGAAGCCGCCTTTGCGGTCCCGGACGGTCTGCAGGGCATAGCTCAGCATCATGATGCGCCGGTCTCTTTTCTGTTGTGGGCGTCCGGGCCGGGGAAGGCCAGCAGACGGGTGAGGAAAGTGCGGGCGTCGGCCGGAACCCGGTCCTCGGGGCGCTTGTAGCGGTTGAGCAGCGCGATGTACTCCTCGAAGAACTCACGGAGCTCGGCCTGCGTCAGCCGGATCGTGCCCCGCGAGTACGCGAAGTCGTCCGTGTCGCTGTCCCGCTGGAGCTGCTCGAAGAGCTCAAGGTCCGCGGCATACGCATGGTGGTTCAACTCATCCATGACCAGCCGCATCTCGGGGCTCTGCCGGCTCCGCGGCGGGAACCTCCGATCCCCCGGCACGGCACGCCACCAACGCTCACGCGCACGACTGGGACCGCCTTCAGGCCCCTCGGTCTCCTCGACGAATCCATAACGCGCAAGCTCACGCAGGTGATAGCTGGTGGCCCCGGTATTCAGCTCGAGCGCCCTGGCGAGCGTGGCTGAGGTCGCGGGCCCATGCAGCGCGAGATGACCGAGCATCTGCTGCCGACGGGGGTGGGCAAGTGCCCTGAGCGTGGCGAGATCGGAGATCTCGACGGGTGGCTGGACCATGCGTCCACAGTGCTCTGTGCACAGGTACCTGTGCACTGGCGGGACCTGGGGTCTTGCTACGGGGGTTAGCCCCCGTACTCAATCGCCGCCCACCGAAGCCGCCG
Proteins encoded in this window:
- a CDS encoding helix-turn-helix domain-containing protein, yielding MVQPPVEISDLATLRALAHPRRQQMLGHLALHGPATSATLARALELNTGATSYHLRELARYGFVEETEGPEGGPSRARERWWRAVPGDRRFPPRSRQSPEMRLVMDELNHHAYAADLELFEQLQRDSDTDDFAYSRGTIRLTQAELREFFEEYIALLNRYKRPEDRVPADARTFLTRLLAFPGPDAHNRKETGAS
- a CDS encoding FtsX-like permease family protein, whose protein sequence is MMLSYALQTVRDRKGGFLGAFLALMCAAALIAACGSLLETGLRGKIATERYAGAPVIVSADQNVHQTTVKQKKGKTKVKHKAKPVAERAWLPQGVAGRVKGLPGVERVVPELTFPAQPLVGGEGKPAYGHAWESAALTPFRLAAGKAPTAKGDIVIDRGLAERARLAPGDRLTVQSTRSPATYRISGIATPARSGELQQQTSLFFSTAEAQRLAGRPGQVTAIGVLPERGVDAGALKETVSKALAGTTAQVSAGDDRGPVEFLDAAGARVKLVSMGGAMGGTSLLVAVLVVVGTFALSIQQRHRELALLRAIAATPKQIRKLLGREALVVGAGAGVAGALLGLPLGGWLHARFVEVGAVPATLERTVSVFPLFAAVGATLLGAWAAARISARRITRIRPAEALAEAAVERGRPGWGRLVAGLVTLAGGVVLVVVLSALRTEPASTPVTFLAVVVLSAAVALLGPLLVKAAAGVIGIPLRLSGNSGRLATANLRGNAARMAAVVTPLTLLIGMTCTVLFVQPTLGDAARAQAREGIRADWVLAAQGPGVPAQAAQDIRTAKGVDAATEVVRTTARVGLDKYATQGVTPAGLTRTWDPDVTAGSLDGFGKGKAAVSELAADQLGLGVGSTLKLTLGDGTPTTATVTAVYAKGLGFGDLTLPHDLVARHMDNPLASTVLVAGDTPREQLAAAVKDFPSVRVLAPADVDALQAERQQANAEVNLLAMGLVLAFTAIAVVNTLAMSVSERVREFAMLRLAGATRRQVLRMLRLEALSVLLLGTALGSGIALAVLTAFSVGMTGSAAPSVTPLVYVAVVAAAGLLALIATALPGRSALRMRPVEVATAKE